The following coding sequences are from one Bos mutus isolate GX-2022 chromosome 22, NWIPB_WYAK_1.1, whole genome shotgun sequence window:
- the BRK1 gene encoding protein BRICK1: MAGQEDPVQREIHQDWANREYIEVITSSIKKIADFLNSFDMSCRSRLATLNEKLTALERRIEYIEARVTKGETLT; encoded by the exons ATGGCGGGACAAGAGGATCCGGTGCAGCGGGAGATTCACCAGGACTGGGCGAACCGGGAGTACATTGAGGTCATCACCAGCAGCATCAAGAAAATCGCAGACTTTCTCAACTCATTCG ATATGTCTTGTCGCTCAAGACTCGCAACACTAAATGAGAAATTGACAGCTCTTGAGCGGAGAATAGAGTACATAGAAGCCAGG GTGACAAAAGGTGAAACCCTCACCTAG